In Dromiciops gliroides isolate mDroGli1 chromosome 5, mDroGli1.pri, whole genome shotgun sequence, the following are encoded in one genomic region:
- the PRIM1 gene encoding LOW QUALITY PROTEIN: DNA primase small subunit (The sequence of the model RefSeq protein was modified relative to this genomic sequence to represent the inferred CDS: inserted 6 bases in 5 codons; deleted 1 base in 1 codon; substituted 3 bases at 3 genomic stop codons): protein MEAFDPAELPELLKLYYRRLFPFSQYYRWLNYGGVVKNYFQHREFSFTLKDDIYIRYQSFNNQSEMEKEIQKLNPYKIDIGAVYSHRPIQHNTVKLGXFQAQEKKLVCDIDMTDYDDVRRCCSSAEICSKCXTLMTLAIHIIDRALKEDFGFKHCLWXYSGRRGXHCWVCDETVRRLSSAVRSGIVEYQVLXRXGGEEMKKKVHPQYKGFPFHQKSISIVEKYLKNMPXVGQDILVNKENCDKILTLVPESIHAELQQGFQKSHNSVDRWEHLKKVVSKNRAVRSEKCGPWVEWEIMLQYCFPRLDINVSKGINHLLKSPFSVSSXNCRISVPIDLQKVDQFDPFAVPTISQICHELDTVSTHEDDGDKENEAEPENKRRTRDYKKTSLAPYVKCFEQFLEELDKSRKGELLRRSDAQRDF, encoded by the exons ATGGAGGCGTTCGACCCGGCTGAGCTGCCCGAGCTACTCAAGCTTTACTACCGGaggctctttcccttctcccagtacTATCGCTGGCTCAATTATGGCGGAG TGGTAAAGAATTATTTTCAGCACCGGGAGTTTTCATTCACACTGAAAGATGATATATACATTCGCTACCAGTCTTTCAACAACCAAagtgagatggaaaaggagatacagaaaTTGAATCCATACAAAATTGATATTGGAGCAGTATATTCCCACAGA CCCATTCAACACAATACAGTGAAGCTAG ACTTTCAAGCTCAGGAAAAGAAGCTGGTGTGTGATATTGACATGACAGACTATGATGATGTGAGGAGGTGCTGTAG TTCTGCAGAGATATGTTCTAAAT TGACTCTCATGACACTGGCCATCCACATCATAGACAGGGCTCTAAAAG AGGATTTTGGATTTAAACATTGCCTCT TATATTCAGGAAGGAGAG GCCATTGCTGGGTCTGTGATGAAACAGTCAGAAGACTGTCCTCAGCTGTGCGTTCTGGGATAGTAGAATATCAAGTCTTGTGAAGGTAG ggaggagaagagatgaaaaagaaggtCCATCCTCAATACAAAGGATTCCCCTTTCATCA AAAATCAATAAGCATAgtagaaaaatatttgaagaatatGCC TGTTGGTCAAGATATTCTTGTAAATAAAGAAAACTGTGATAAGATTTTAACTCTTGTCCCTGAAT CTATTCATGCTGAACTTCAGCAAGGGTTCCAGAAGTCTCATAATTCAGTCGACCGCTGGGAACATTTGAAGAAAGTAGTAAGCAAAAATCGGG cTGTCAGAAGTGAGAAATGTGGACCCTGGGTAGAGTGGGAGATCATGCTACAGTACTGT TTTCCTCGCCTGGATATTAATGTTAGCAAAGGAATCAACCATTTACTGAAGAGTCCTTTCAGTGTTTCATCCTAAAACT GTCGTATTTCTGTTCCCATTGATTTGCAGAAAGTGGATCAATTTGACCCATTCGCTGTTCCTACCATAAG CCAGATCTGCCATGAATTAGATACAGTCTCCACTCATGAAGATGATGGGGACAAGGAGAATGAAGCTGAACCTGAAAACAAGCGTCGTACTAGAG ATTATAAGAAGACCAGTCTGGCTCCCTATGTGAAGTGTTTTGAACAATTTTTGGAAGAACTGGATAAGTCCAGAAAAGGAGAACTTCTGAGGAGGAGTG ATGCACAAAGAGACTTCTGA